Proteins encoded by one window of Blautia luti:
- a CDS encoding DUF4867 family protein — protein MKIQNVADASFRKYGKVLEGYDFSALLKEMKHTPVPDDVVYVPSVEELEALDVAKELQNKGFGGIPVEIGYCNGHNKKLNAVEYHRSSEINVAVTDLVLLIGSQQDITDELTYDTSKIEAFLVPAGTGIEVYATTLHYAPCNVQDGGFQCVVVLPAGTNTDLTFETAKTGEDSLLTAKNKWLIAHEDAAIEGAVNGLRGENITID, from the coding sequence GTGAAGATTCAGAATGTAGCAGATGCTTCCTTCCGTAAATACGGAAAAGTTCTGGAAGGGTATGATTTCAGTGCACTTCTTAAAGAGATGAAACACACACCGGTTCCGGATGATGTGGTTTATGTTCCTTCTGTAGAAGAACTGGAAGCTCTGGATGTAGCCAAAGAATTACAGAACAAAGGATTCGGAGGAATCCCGGTAGAGATTGGATACTGCAACGGACATAATAAGAAGTTAAATGCAGTAGAATATCACCGCAGCTCAGAGATCAATGTAGCAGTAACAGATCTGGTACTGCTGATCGGAAGCCAGCAGGATATCACAGATGAACTTACATATGACACTTCCAAGATTGAAGCATTCCTTGTACCGGCAGGAACAGGCATTGAGGTATATGCAACCACACTTCATTATGCACCATGCAATGTACAGGACGGCGGTTTCCAGTGTGTAGTAGTACTTCCGGCAGGAACCAATACAGATCTCACATTTGAAACAGCAAAGACTGGCGAGGACAGCCTTCTGACAGCGAAGAACAAATGGCTCATCGCACATGAAGATGCAGCGATTGAAGGTGCAGTAAACGGACTTCGCGGTGAGAATATTACCATCGACTGA
- a CDS encoding L-fucose/L-arabinose isomerase family protein, with protein sequence MNNIPVVKLGLIAVSRDCFPIQLSEKRRAAIKAAYQGELYECPVTVENEKDMEKALEDVNKAECNALVVFLGNFGPETPETLIAERFDGPCMYVAAAEGDGDMINGRGDAYCGMLNCSYNLKMRHLEAYIPEYPVGTATDISQMIADFVPIARAVIGVRNLKIITFGPRPQDFFACNAPIKGLYELGVEIEENSELDLLVAFKEHENDPRIPEVCADMAKEMGEGNYYADLNVKMAQFELTLLDWAEAHKGARKYVAFADKCWPAFPSQFGFEPCYVNSRLGSRGIPVACEVDIYGALSEYIGICISNDAVTLLDINNSVPQYIYDEDIKGKYDYKLTDTFMGFHCGNTPECKMCKSRAVKYQLIQHRLLEPEGSEPDFTRGTLEGDIAASDITFYRLQCNSQGELVSYAAEGEILDVPTRSFGGIGIFAIKEMGRFYRHVLIEGNYPHHGAVMFGHYGKLFYEVLKLLGIDVNKIGYNQPAGVRYPTENPWG encoded by the coding sequence ATGAACAATATACCAGTAGTAAAACTTGGATTAATCGCAGTAAGCCGTGACTGTTTCCCGATTCAGCTTTCTGAAAAGAGACGTGCAGCGATCAAAGCAGCTTATCAGGGTGAACTTTACGAATGTCCTGTAACTGTTGAGAATGAGAAAGACATGGAGAAAGCTCTTGAAGATGTAAACAAAGCAGAGTGTAATGCACTGGTTGTTTTCCTTGGAAACTTCGGACCTGAAACTCCTGAAACACTGATCGCAGAAAGATTTGACGGACCTTGCATGTATGTAGCTGCAGCAGAAGGCGACGGCGACATGATCAATGGCAGAGGTGATGCTTACTGTGGTATGCTGAACTGCTCATACAACCTGAAAATGCGTCATCTGGAAGCATATATTCCAGAATATCCGGTTGGAACAGCTACAGATATTTCCCAGATGATTGCTGATTTCGTTCCGATCGCACGTGCAGTTATCGGTGTTCGTAACCTGAAGATCATTACTTTCGGACCACGTCCTCAGGACTTCTTTGCATGTAACGCACCGATCAAAGGACTCTATGAACTGGGTGTTGAGATCGAAGAGAACTCAGAACTTGACCTTCTTGTTGCATTCAAAGAGCATGAAAACGATCCTCGTATCCCGGAAGTTTGCGCAGATATGGCAAAAGAGATGGGCGAAGGCAATTATTATGCAGATCTTAATGTTAAGATGGCACAGTTCGAACTTACTCTTCTTGACTGGGCAGAAGCTCATAAGGGAGCAAGAAAATACGTTGCATTTGCTGACAAATGCTGGCCTGCATTCCCGTCACAGTTTGGATTTGAGCCTTGCTATGTAAACAGCCGCCTTGGATCAAGAGGAATTCCGGTAGCCTGTGAGGTTGATATTTACGGAGCACTCAGCGAATATATCGGAATTTGTATTTCCAATGATGCAGTTACACTGCTTGACATCAACAACTCTGTTCCACAGTATATCTATGATGAAGATATCAAAGGAAAATATGATTATAAACTTACTGATACATTCATGGGATTCCATTGTGGAAATACTCCGGAGTGCAAGATGTGCAAATCCAGAGCAGTTAAATATCAGCTGATCCAGCACAGACTTCTTGAGCCGGAAGGATCTGAGCCAGACTTCACAAGAGGAACACTTGAAGGCGATATCGCTGCTTCTGATATCACATTCTATCGTTTACAGTGCAACTCTCAGGGTGAACTTGTATCTTATGCCGCAGAAGGTGAAATCCTGGATGTACCTACAAGATCATTCGGTGGTATTGGTATTTTCGCTATCAAAGAAATGGGAAGATTCTACCGTCATGTTCTGATCGAAGGCAACTATCCGCATCACGGAGCTGTTATGTTCGGACATTATGGAAAACTTTTCTATGAAGTACTTAAATTACTTGGAATCGATGTAAATAAGATCGGTTACAACCAGCCGGCAGGTGTAAGATACCCGACAGAGAATCCTTGGGGCTAA